Proteins encoded by one window of Girardinichthys multiradiatus isolate DD_20200921_A chromosome 14, DD_fGirMul_XY1, whole genome shotgun sequence:
- the LOC124880667 gene encoding adenylate cyclase type 4-like, which translates to MPDEARALQDGFRPGQEAAQVALVLNIVVNPSDGKGKANTLELDDFTHKRDCFKQQNVTSDLTGRSQSGLGVSQVSVEVGEVKTAHGPEPLKAISLLRGREVSSQSTEQDLPVESSSNKLQNDINLPLQAISCTDSDYSSTKSSPGYACSNSSMDLYDGELLELNKKTLEKMSSISPVNLFETSLDSDKANKSDLDLDRGDSMWDVASKSNVGDSPNGSSSGISDVSSKVSQTRESIDVRSDQDDDGQSVQSRRSVKEGVCCCYQATNRAFMHCVEETPAMLSGLLLSIIFCVVIIVVIPATGRLTSKNKADHVGELSVVCVVLCLSTLLLVCLPWVATVRRCGGVLALFVWGTLYVTAIVFIFTEGPVTAWEQVAFFLFLSLSVYTVLPLSLAWALIVGIGTSVSHIIIISVYVPVTSPNTPALAEQLVANAVLFVCVNCVGVFHLWMTENDLRASNKKREEFSAVRSQKELKKYQQEGLLLSVLPRYIAVELKSEVIKRLSKPKSNDANETGNHPNFHSLYVRQHRDVSILYADIVGFTKLASTCTPEELVAVLNKLFGKFDDIAKKNECLRIKILGDCYYCVSGLPDPIPSHAINCVQMGLDMCTAISELRRATEVDINMRVGVHTGNVLSGVIGSQKWQYDVWSNDVTLANQMESGGLPGRVHITEETLQHLNEAYEVEDGDGESRNSHLNGRKTYLVMDPNKPHSVARRPNTTSGLAAGENKQRASVRMSQYLQSWKSIHPFADLSNPEKKKTFKPLKGVIKRPQLTSTEGQLFQNSPNRLSIDSSIKGSLDTVDIAGRKAKKLNWLTLLFNDLSLEKQFRLSKVTNLHHSVSCIVVIFVTLFTVQMLVSDKDFEMAVSYGVTFPVMVALLVFAFAAYMTKLHSKLPLNVQWVLKLSRNFTTRAVLRLLLVSLCVLITLLMAILNYVFLPGTNCTSVANKADLEGLRLYTVPYYLYCCLLAMLGVIMFVRICFSVKGLLLTLAVVVYLALFLHVFAERSRCLVDQLYNDTTPSVLKDPQIMSGVWLVIFYIVCLILARRDEMTCRVDFLLERCFQTEREEMETMENVNRLLLENVMPLHVASFFMGKAVHNQDLYSESYDCVCVMFASMPQFKEFYSESSANGDGLECLRFLNEIIVDFDDLLSKPKFSSVEKIKTIGSTYMAAAGVRHCPVGEDHKKMDMTYSNVRSMVEFAIAMMSKLEKLNQHSFNNFKLRIGVNHGPVIAGVIGAHKPQYDIWGNSVNVASRMESTGELDRIQVTEETSQIVQSLGYDVSLRGKVNVKGKGELTTYFVNTDHSIPQF; encoded by the exons ATGCCAGACGAGGCCAGAGCTTTGCAGGATGGGTTTAGGCCTGGACAAGAAGCAGCGCAGGTGGCATTAGTGCTAAACATTGTTGTCAATCCCAGCGATGGCAAGGGCAAAGCTAATACCTTGGAGCTTGATGATTTCACCCACAAAAGAGACTGCTTCAAACAGCAAAACGTCACCTCAGATCTTACTGGCAGGAGCCAGTCAGGACTTGGTGTGTCCCAGGTGTCTGTGGAGGTGGGTGAGGTGAAGACAGCACATGGTCCCGAACCTCTTAAAGCTATTTCTTTGCTGAGGGGGAGAGAAGTGAGCTCACAGAGCACTGAACAGGACCTTCCAGTTGAATCATCGAGCAATAAGCTACAAAATGACATAAACCTTCCACTGCAAGCGATCAGCTGCACGGATTCGGACTACAGCAGCACAAAGTCCAGCCCTGGTTACGCCTGCAGTAACTCCAGCATGGATCTCTACGATGGAGAGCTACTGGAGCTCAATAAAAAGACATTAGAGAAGATGAGCTCCATTTCTCCCGTCAATCTTTTTGAGACCAGTCTAGATTCggacaaagcaaacaaaagTGACCTGGATCTTGACAGAGGCGATTCCATGTGGGACGTGGCTAGTAAATCAAACGTGGGAGACTCACCTAATGGCAGTTCATCTGGAATATCCGACGTTTCATCCAAAGTCAGCCAAACCAGAGAAAGCATCGACGTCAGGTCCGATCAGGACGACGACGGGCAAAGCGTCCAGTCCAGACGCAGTGTAAAAGAAGGGGTGTGTTGCTGCTATCAGGCCACCAACAGAGCTTTTATGCACTGTGTTGAAGAGACTCCAGCCATGCTGTCCGGGCTGCTGCTGTCCATCATCTTCTGCGTGGTCATCATCGTTGTCATTCCTGCTACAGGAAGG TTAACTTCAAAGAACAAGGCTGATCATGTCGGTGAACTTTCGGTGGTGTGTGTGGTTCTCTGCCTGAGCACACTCTTGCTTGTGTGCCTGCCCTGGGTGGCCACAGTGAGGCGCTGTGGAGGAGTGCTGGCGCTCTTCGTCTGGGGGACGCTTTACGTCACGGCTATAGTCTTCATCTTCACAGAGGGGCCCGTGACCGCATGGGAACAA GTGGCgtttttcctcttcctctctttAAGTGTTTACACAGTGCTGCCTCTCTCTCTAGCCTGGGCCCTCATAGTTGGGATAGGAACCAGTGTTTCTCACATTATTATCATCAGTGTGTATGTCCCTGTCACGAGTCCAAACACACCAGCACTGGCCGAGCAG CTGGTGGCGAATGCAGTGCTGTTCGTGTGCGTGAACTGCGTCGGGGTCTTTCACCTGTGGATGACCGAGAATGATCTCAGGGCGTCCAATAAGAAGCGAGAAGAGTTCAGTGCCGTACGCTCCCAAAAGGAATTGAAAAAATATCAGCAG GAGGGGCTCCTTCTGTCGGTGTTGCCACGCTACATTGCTGTGGAGCTGAAAAGCGAGGTCATAAAGAGGCTATCCAAGCCAAAGAGCAATGATGCGAATGAAACCGGCAACCACCCCAACTTTCACAGTCTTTATGTACGGCAGCACAGGGATGTCAG CATCCTGTATGCAGACATCGTAGGCTTCACAAAGCTGGCAAGTACCTGCACACCAGAGGAGCTGGTTGCGGTCCTCAACAAGCTTTTTGGCAAATTTGATGACATtgcaaag AAGAATGAGTGTCTTCGGATCAAGATCCTGGGGGACTGCTACTATTGTGTTTCCGGTCTCCCTGACCCCATTCCCAGCCATGCCATCAACTGTGTTCAAATGGGCCTGGACATGTGCACTGCCATCAG TGAGCTTAGACGTGCTACAGAGGTTGATATCAACATGAGGGTTGGCGTCCACACTGGCAACGTGCTTTCTGGGGTGATTGGCTCACAGAAGTGGCAGTATGACGTCTGGTCAAATGACGTTACCTTAGCCAATCAAATGGAGTCTGGTGGCCTTCCTGG GCGAGTCCACATAACCGAAGAAACGCTGCAGCACTTGAACGAAGCGTACGAGGTGGAAGACGGGGATGGAGAAAGTCGGAATTCTCATCTTAACGGGAGAAAAACATACCTGGTTATGGACCCCAACAAACCACACAGTGTTGCCCGAAGGCCTAACACG ACAAGCGGTCTTGCTGCAGGTGAGAACAAGCAGCGGGCGTCTGTCCGAATGTCTCAGTACCTCCAATCTTGGAAGAGCATCCACCCTTTCGCTGACCTGAGCAACCCTGAAAAAAAGAAGACCTTCAAGCCTCTCAAAGGCGTCATAAAGCGCCCACAGCTGACGTCAACT GAAGGACAACTTTTTCAAAACAGCCCCAATCG tctgTCTATCGATAGCAGCATCAAGGGATCACTGGACACAGTAGACATAGCAGG gAGGAAAGCAAAGAAACTCAACTGGTTGACTCTGTTGTTTAATGACCTCAGCTTAGAGAAACAG TTCCGCCTCTCAAAGGTGACAAATTTGCATCACTCAGTGAGCTGCATCGTTGTGATCTTTGTGACTCTTTTCACTGTCCAGATGCTTGTCTCTGACAA GGACTTCGAAATGGCCGTGTCCTATGGTGTGACCTTCCCAGTAATGGTGGCACTTCTGGTCTTTGCTTTTGCTGCATACATGACG AAATTGCACTCCAAGTTGCCATTAAATGTCCAGTGGGTATTGAAGCTGTCACGAAATTTCACCACCAGGGCGGTGCTACGGCTTCTTCTAGTCAGTCTGTGTGTTCTCATCACTTTGCTCATGGCAATCCTCAACTAT GTCTTCCTCCCAGGAACAAACTGCACATCAGTCGCTAACAAAGCAGATTTAGAAGGACTCAGACTGTATACTGTCCCT TACTACCTGTACTGCTGCCTGCTGGCCATGCTGGGGGTGATTATGTTTGTCAGGATCTGCTTCTCTGTGAAGGGACTCCTGCTCACCCTGGCTGTGGTGGTGTACCTCGCCCTGTTCCTCCACGTCTTCGCGGAGAGGTCCCGGTGCCTTGTGGATCAGCTTTATAATGACACAAC GCCCAGTGTACTGAAGGACCCTCAGATCATGTCTGGGGTATGGCTGGTCATCTTTTACATCGTGTGCCTCATATTGGCTAGACGG GATGAGATGACTTGCCGTGTAGATTTCCTGCTGGAGCGCTGCTTCCAAACAGAGCGAGAGGAGATGGAGACCATGGAGAACGTCAACAGGCTCCTCCTTGAGAACGTCATGCCGCTTCACGTCGCCTCGTTCTTCATGGGCAAAGCTGTTCACAATCAA GACCTGTACAGCGAGTCATATGACTGCGTATGTGTGATGTTTGCATCGATGCCGCAGTTCAAAGAGTTTTACAGCGAGAGCAGCGCCAACGGAGACGGCCTGGAGTGTCTGCGCTTCCTCAATGAAATCATAGTGGACTTTGATGAT CTTCTCTCTAAGCCCAAATTCTCTTCCGTTGAGAAGATTAAGACGATTGGCAGCACTTACATGGCTGCTGCAGGAGTAAGACACTGCCCTGTAGGAGAAGACCATAAG AAAATGGATATGACCTACTCTAATGTTCGCTCCATGGTGGAGTTTGCAATTGCAATGATGAGCAAACTGGAAAAACTCAACCAACACTCTTTTAACAACTTTAAACTCCGGATCG GAGTAAATCACGGCCCGGTGATCGCAGGAGTTATTGGAGCGCATAAACCTCAGTATGATATCTGGGGGAACTCTGTTAATGTGGCCAGTAGGATGGAAAGCACAGGGGAACTGGACAGGATACAG GTGACGGAGGAGACCTCCCAAATCGTCCAGAGCTTGGGGTACGATGTCTCCCTCCGAGGAAAAGTCAACGTGAAGGGGAAAGGAGAACTCACCACCTACTTTGTTAACACTGATCATTCAATTCCTCAGTTCTAA